The Castanea sativa cultivar Marrone di Chiusa Pesio chromosome 4, ASM4071231v1 sequence AACAAGCATATCCACCATCTGTCTCTTCTTCAAAAGCTGTGATTCCTCCatcctcatcttcttcaaccCCTTCAACTCAACTAACCATGATGACTCTGTCCTCAATTCCTCGTATACTCCACCCCTTTACAAAATCAGCATCAGAGAGCCGTCTGTGATGTCTCAACCGTTTTGAGCATTGCTTATTGTCTTTTAATGAGGTGACACATTCTGAGCataaattaatttcaaattaatccTGGTCAAGAAATTGACTCTCTAATCTCTCCATTTGAAAGTAAAATAGAGAGGATCATTATCCCTTTATGAGGTATGTGTTATGTGTAGGCTGGTATGTACAAAACACTTGATTTTCTTCATCTTGTGGATGTTGGTCCCCATGAAACTCTACAATTACACCAAAATTTAATCACTCCTGCAACAAAAAATACCCAGTCCCTCGGGTGTATATTTTGAGAACCCCAAGAGTTCTGTTGCTCTCGATTTGGCTCTCTCTTTCTTAAAGttatcttgttttgttttgttatttattagtTACATGGACAGGGGGCTGTCACAAATCTCACGGACGGTGGATAAAAGGAGCGATTTGGACATTTATTGAAGTTAAAGGgcttaaaattgaaaattggaaGTACATAAGTTAATTTTCTCCATAACAAAATATTGAGGCCTGAGCTTCAATTTGGGTGATTTCTAACTAAAACATCCAAGGTTCAATCCCTccctaactatcaaattatcaaccaaaaaataagaataaaagttCGATCAAGACTTTAGTATGCGTTTGGCATGAATGaaatttgtcaacttattttactattcagcttatttttggtactaCTCATAAGTCTCACTACACATTTTGATATATTCATAGatcctactgtactatttcaactaacttttatctttatctacaatacttccAGCAAAATAAATGAATCTCAAACAGACTCTAACACCTTTGATTGACATGCttcaaaaaatatcataaaCACCTTTGACAATTTAATAATTCTTTAGTCACTGAATCAAAACATTCTGGAACTCATATATTTGGTGGCGTCCCAGCTAATTTACCCACATCACATTATTTGCATAAAAAAACCAGTTATTGTAACAAACAAAAGCGTAAACACTAGGACAACTCAACTTATTTCAGTCGGCTGTTAAGTTTATCTAAAATCCCTGCATTGACCATAGGTAGTTGCAAAGCATACACTAGTAGCTATACCTTACAGCCACGTCAGGCCATATAACTACTCACAACTCACAAAGTCAAATAAGTTGGGTCACTGAATGAAATACATAGTTCTGCACTAGATTATTATACAATATAACCCCACATTTTTAAGATAAACACCCCCGCTTTAGGGTTTTAAAGCTCCTCAATACTCTCACAAGGGCAAAAAAATTAGGTAAGTCTGAATGAAACAAGACTTGCTAAGACACACTACGAGTGCAAAAACTCTTCAACTCTTCGCATCTGATAGGCTGTCATTGAAAACAATTCTTCCACCACTAAAGGGTTACACAGCTCCTTAcacttcttttatatatatattgataagttACACACGTAGCTAGAAGGCCTTAAACCCACCACGCCACCATTCATCTTGCTCTTCTAAGGGAGGGAGGTGCCATTTGAACTAGGCATATGAGCCAGCTCTTCACAACTCACAAAGGGCAAATATATTAGGTCACTTAAGCCTGAATGAAGTATAAAGTTCTAAAATTGCAAATACATATTTTAGACTTGCTTGGACAGATTACAACACTCCCTCTTCACATTAGTTGCAACTAATGTATCACCACATTTCATATGATGAAAGATTTGAcctcatctatatatattaagaattaTAAACAAGATAAATGTTACCACTTACCAGTATGACTTTCAACTGTCAATATGTAATTATCCAAgaggaaaattaaaatgtataattttttttaactattcaGCACCTAACAGAATTATAtgaaccattttaggaaaaaCCGATATCCACTTTGATATGTAACAACcacataattaattatttttttttttaaataataccttcccacattttttttttttttttaacttttaaaaaagaatggaCAAGATTTGTGATGGAGTAACCAACCACCTTCCCCATGGTGCTGATCAATCCATTATGTTCTAGATGAAAGAGAAGATCTCTGCTCCGCAGAAGACTTGGGCTAGATAATTATCACAGTATCTGATCCCCGCCGCTCTGCTGAAGTCTCAGGATAGAGAATCATCTGGCGCAAGAAATTCCGAAACCTGTCAATACGTGATGGTGAAAAGCTCTCTCCTCTGCTATCCTGTAAATCTGATAGGTACACAGATATAACATCATTCAATTCTGTTTCACGCTCCAGCCTTATCCACTCTTGCTGGCGAGCAGGGTCAACCTCTGATGGCCGACTTGTGGGGTGCTCTTTCCTTGTATGATTCCTGAGTTGGACATAAGTCCCACTAAAATCACATGCCTCATGTGAACAGCTCCTTGCTTTGGAATTCATGAACTGGCGTGCAGGCTCGACAACAACCCAATCACTGACTTGCCCTCGACAAAGAGGGCATACAAGCTTTCTTTGTGACCGAGATTCACATGATGAACCAAAATATGCGCAATACTTCGAGAGACAGTTAGAGTGGCGGTCACTTGTATTGCAAATGTAGGGGCGGCAACCTTTTTCATAAGATGAACATCGCAACAGGACAGCACTATGAGGATGCTCCATGCAGATGGGGCACCTAACTTCTTCCCATTCCTTCACATCAGCACCTTGTCCTCCAAAGGTTTTGGATTTGTCTTGCCTGGCATCCTTGGAACTTAGAGGAATTGGAGATTTCCTAGAACGAAGACAGTAAGTGGAGCAAACTCTTCTGTCCTTTGGCATTTTAGAATCTTAAGGTGTTGTCAAAATCCTCAATGTGTGACATTAACTCTTCTCctaagaagatgaagaaaagaatacCAATTACATCAGATTGTGAGAAGAAACAAAGCATTTTAAACTTCAACAAATGTTTTTAGGTCCACAATTGATCCCATACAAAAACATAACCTGCACCATGTATTTCAGTATCAGGCATTCACAACAATTTCGTAGATTCAGAAAGGACTGAACTAGgtgcaaataaattaaatttccaCTTTAAATTAAGCATTTACTAAATCTTCATACCAACAACATAAATGTCCTACACAACACTATTTCTCCCAATTAAATGCAGTCAACATTGAAAGAATCATAATTGAAGGAACAAGCATAAGCTCTCATGAATCAAATCAAGATGATCGAAAAAGGGGAACATTAAAGCAGATAATACATATAAAAGGCTACTTAAACGATACAAAGATAACACGCCCTGTAACTGCTCTAAGAAATTACTGAGTGCAACTGCTTTATCATAAGAAgttaaaaacccataaaaaaatcatacatcTATCTGCagaaaccaaatataaacttcATACATCTATTACAGAAAGCCcaacttaattttttataagctTTTCtgctacattaaaaaaataagtactAATATAACCATGTTTCAATACCTAGCCACACCCATTAGCAGATATAACTTTTAAGAAACTTTATAAGATGAAAAATCCCAACCAATGTCTGctttcaaaaccaaaattaattactataatgttttttgaaaaaactaaaaaataaactattaaaACAGGCATTATCTGCACAAAATTActgcatattttaaaaattaattatagggacataaattgtaatttgatacAATCATTATACAATACTATCCCCAAGCTGATCTTGTAAATTTCGTATAAAAGCATTGTAATTTAATACAACTTATCAGTATTATAATATGAAACAAAATCTAACACTAGCAAGCCccattaaaatataaatcatataattcCAGCATACGaaagaaaattcttaaaaagaacaaaaaagaaaaactgggTTCTGAATTACAAAACCCATCAAAGCACACGAACCCCAAACAATCCCCatggtctctctctcaaacacacacacaaacacattgAATGTAGCACATATAGGCATAGATTTGATAAACCCAGACgagatgtgaaaaaaaaaaacataccaATTGTTGAATCAACAAAGGGTCTGTGTCTGAGTCTGAGTCTGAGTCGGAGGAATTAGGAATTTAGGAGCGCAGTTTTTGCagtgaggaaaaaagaaaaagaaaggaaacaagCGTGGATTGATTGATTGGAATTGGAGGCGCAAAGCAACTTCTTTTATAGTGGGGCTTcctaatttgagtttttaaataaattaaaacatgtGGTACCCAAAATTTCGGAATTGccattattcttttttctttttctttttctttttctttttctaattgtTGGAAAATCATTGTTTGGATATGACATATATGACACTATGTTAGGAGTTTTACAAGTTGCTGATGATAGCACGAGGAATTGGAGTGTTTGGGCAACATTAGGCCAATCACTTGGCTCTATATTTTCTCAACACACCAATAGCTCTTCATGCCTATCTAGTGAAGCTTCTAACTGCTTTTTGAGGGGGATAAGTTCGGTCTCCCTGCTGGATTCAGAATGATGAGCATGATGAGGGGGAGCATGATGAGAGGCAGCATGTGGAGGCACCTTACTCCACATGATGCCCCAAGGCCATGGCAAATGAGAGTCATGGTGGGCAGAAACAGATTTTGATGATGGACAGCAGCAAGTGATGCTGACCCTTTGTAATGGTGCATGACATTGGTGGCTTGGCTGATGGTTGCTTTATGTGTGGGCTTGGTGGCTTGAGTTCAAGGTAATGCTGGGCTGCTGTGATGATCATATGTTGTGCAAGGCATTAGGCCAGTTGGTGCTGGCAGAATGCATGGACTTATATGAGTGGGCTGATAGGAGTTACTTGGTGTGTTGCAAATGGGCATGCTGTGTGGGCTGTGTGCTACAATTGTGTGTGGGCTGCTAGAGCATGGGCAGAGGCCCTATGATGATGTGCTGAGACATGGGCTGGCACGTGCAGAGTATGCAGCAGCAGTTATCAGCAGTTACCAAGTAGTTCCTAAACTTGCTGGATATTCAGACATGTTAAGTAGGAGCTGGAAACGTGGAGAGCAGGCCAAGACAGCATCAATTGAAGGTGTCCTAAGTAAGACCACAAGTGACAGCAAGTCTTGGACAAGGGGCAGTTACTTGGCAGTAACTGCCGTGACAGTTATTTATGTGCATTTATCCTAGGCTGTTGGGGCTGTCAACAGCAAAAGTGTATAATTTTGGCCTGGAGAATTTCGTGTGTATTCTCTAGGCTTCCTTTGTACTTGATATTGAGTAATAAAGATTGGGGTTGGTGCCCTATAAATACTATGTGtgttgtgtatgtgtgtgtgtgtgtgtgaattccCTTGATAATTTTGTTCTAAGTGTTGctatagtgtgtgtgtgtggtgtaTTGGCTGAGACTAAGTCAAGGGCTTAGTGCCATCACAggaagaaaatttaaaagaaaaatttgaccCTGtgacaattggtatcagagcttggATGCCATGTCTTCAGACACCAAAGCAAGGGTGACTATCTTGGAGAACATACTCGAAGTTCCTAAAGAGGGGGAACAACTTTTTGTGTGTGACAGATTGGATGTTGTCTCTGCAAAAACTGCTGTAGTGAGGAATGATCTTGTAGAACGAACGGATATTGTGTTGACTTGTGTTGAAGAGTTGGCTGCTGCACTAGACACCCAAAACCAGGCAGCAAGGGAGACCCAacgtgatgcgaacctcaatcgacacgctttgagacccaacaaaaatattggaatatttaacccaggaaagctaaaaatcagatttatgatagaaaccctgacccaacgtttgaccttgacccaatgattataaagaatcacgaaccaaaggtataaagtttgaacgccacaaggaagaatccttgataagttcacagttcttgaagaaccaaaagagagcaaagcctcaccttttctgaattttattcaataataatctataaaaaacgtttacaagcataaggcctatttaaaggctccataaaacttgacagacaagaaaatatattctaaaataactcctaattgataccttaccatatctggaatcaaatttgacctaaaaagcattaaatgcacctaaaaacaaggaattaaatcacctaaacctaaaataacgtttttacataaaaataccaaaaataataaattacaataattaaacagtaaattgtgtcctcatcagacccctccacttgaaacaaactcgtcctcgagttcatctttgaaatctgaaatcttccactccaaataaacaaatacttcgaatgctt is a genomic window containing:
- the LOC142630522 gene encoding uncharacterized protein LOC142630522, which translates into the protein MPKDRRVCSTYCLRSRKSPIPLSSKDARQDKSKTFGGQGADVKEWEEVRCPICMEHPHSAVLLRCSSYEKGCRPYICNTSDRHSNCLSKYCAYFGSSCESRSQRKLVCPLCRGQVSDWVVVEPARQFMNSKARSCSHEACDFSGTYVQLRNHTRKEHPTSRPSEVDPARQQEWIRLERETELNDVISVYLSDLQDSRGESFSPSRIDRFRNFLRQMILYPETSAERRGSDTVIII